From Quercus robur chromosome 8, dhQueRobu3.1, whole genome shotgun sequence:
AAAGTTTTTGAGTTATCAGAAGTTGGAAGCAAGTGCCAAACATGCCACCGAAGGAAGTTAGGGAATTTTcagtgataagtgatgagttataaagtgatgagtgatgatattttagtgatgagtgatgagtgagcATTTTTTTTCACCCAAACAGCCCCTTTGCCTTTATAGTTCTTCACCAATTTAAACACTATACCCATTACATTTAATCCCACAAACATACAGGTAAGTGATTGaagaaatacaatcaaatttaataaggaattaaagccaacaaaacataattgaaaatcacaactttataaAGGATAATACAAAATTCACAGACACTCGTGGCCACCAAGAGTATCATCATATATACAAGGACTCTACATTTGCTCAACCCATGTCCTTTAGAAGCCTCAATCTAAAGGACATTATATGGTCTAAATCACACCTCAGAGCTACTAAAATAATTGCACTTAAGAGCATTCATAgtaagaaatctaaaaaatatagcttttagcaacttaaaaagctattttatctattttaacaactcactttacaatataccCAACATCAAAGCATCTATTTTTTTAGCAACtcacttaaaataatataaataattcattaaaaaaaacaacaaccacaaaaaacaacagcaacaacaccTCCACCGTTGCCCCTACtagccacaaccacaaaccacatcagggaggaaaaaaaaaaaaaacacaacaacaacaacaacagccaCAAACCAACAACCTTCCTCTTCCACTtctcaacccacaaccaccaaccacagcaaaaaccaaaataaagaaCACCAAATCGGGAAATCGTGACCCATTCCGCCTAGCAATGCCACCATTATCCAACCACCCAAATTAGGAAATCGAAGCACCATCACCGTGACTCACAGTTACCCACGTCCTAATTTCCCAAATCGAACCAATGAACCACTGCACCATGACCCACGAACCAATTGGACCACGAAATTAAACCCACTAAAAAATTGAGTGAAAGGGAGAAAAAGCTGGGCAAAGGGAGAGGGGGCTAGGCAGAGGGAGGTCTGGGCAATGGTGGCATCAGCTTGGCTGCATGAAAGAGAGACAGTGAGATAGAAGGCAGAGGGAGGGAGGGCTGCATTTATGCGTGAGAGAGATTGAGATGAAATAGGGTAAAAAGAGTCACGCGTGTGAGagactaataaaatattatctgTTGCAAATAACTCTCAGCTAAAGTGGGCTGTTATCTTTAGCAGCCCACTGTAGcaatgagttaaaaaattatagcaaTGAGTCAAAATAACAACTTTACTATAAGTGTGTTTTTGTTGCTAAAATGACTATTTAGTCATTTTAGCAACTTCAATGTAAATACTCTAACACAAAGAAAAGTTAGGGACAATCTAAATTTAAGAAGTTACTATAGCAATTTGGTAAAGAGATTTAGCAGTAGCCACCCGGTTGTTGCTTCAACTTAGGGGgtgggggttgggggggggggggggggggggtgggggtggggagGGTAAGATAACTTATTTGGGGTTCTACCCACCCCATTGCTATTGCTCTTAGCAATTTTTGCTTGTATATTTATATCAAAGGGACAAAGAGCATCGttaaatacaaataattaatcTTAGCAAAACTTTCTTCCTCTCTGTCTCTTTTTGTTTGTCTATATGTGATTTgtcttcactttcttttttttttttactttggattttttattttcatatactCTTTTACTTAGCAAAACTAATTAATCCTAGAAACATTAATTAGTATTTTCGCATATTcttatttcaatttattttatactacGCATCCCCTCACTCAAGACACTGGCTCCATCCTTGAATCTAAAAGAAAGCATAATAGAATTGCCGGGTTCAATCATCTCGAGGGACCAAGACTCCCATGAAATCCTTCTCGACAGATTTTTAAATGGATTCCACATGCCAAACTCGCGAGACCGAACCTTTATCTCACTCGACCGAAATTGTACTCTCAGCAACACACAAAATTTAGCTCTTGAACCCTCAACCCAAATGCGAATGTACccaaaagaatacaaaatacATAGTTTTTGAACAACagatacaagtaaatttggcacgaaatataCCAACAATATACAAGACTTAGCAAAGAGTTTCAAGTGCATCAATTCATAATTAGAATTCCAACTAATTGATACTGGCAATTTGCACGGAATTTGAATTCCAAGTCAAATACACTAGTGCCACCAAATGCTCCCCACTCATTCTTTTTTGTGGCTTTAATATTGTGAACTTTAGTTCAtctctttcctctcttttttccctctatttCGTCAATGTGATAAATCGACAGAGTTGAAGGCTTGAAGCACCCATCTTACATGATAATATGATGCAAACAAGAAAGAACAATTCAAGATTTTATAaaccaagagaaagaagaagcaaaaacgTGCAGGTCAGTCCACTATCTGCGGTGGTGAAGAACTTTGTATGTCATCTACAGAGATTTCAGTCACATCGTCCAGAGCACTAGGAATTATTGCCCTTTCTATTTTCTGTCCTACGCCATTGAACATCATCTCTCTTTCCAAGTGCAAACAGTAGAACTCAAAAACTCGAGAGCTTACTGCAACTCCAAAATCCAACAGAGAGAGCAACTCTAATTCCAGCCTGTTTAACTCAGCATTGCTTACTCCCCCAACCCGAGCAAAAAATGCGTTGTTATAATGACTGAAAAATTGTAATCGAAGCAAAACAACATTATTATCATAACAATTGCGTGCTGTTTCATTTGTGGAGAACAAATTACAGAATCAAGCACATCAATGACGCTGCCCAAGGTACATGTTTTCCATATGCTTTCTTCAGCAAAATATATGCTGCACTTGTACTGTTGTTTTTGTAATAAGCAGCAAAACATATTATATAAATGAATTGTATGCAACATATGTGATGGATGATTCAATTACTTTGTTGACTTCGTAAGCATTATATGCAAGCAAGGGCGTAGCTATGTGTAAGGGTGGGGGGGCCatgcacccccccccccccccaacaaattttgaatttttttgaaatatatatatatatatatatataattattttaatattttcaaaatttagtctaaaaaataagagttggcccccaaatatttgatttagtccaatgatgctcttaaaaaaaaattggtctaaTAATTATAGAGacataatattatttttcacaattctattttttattgtaaaatatgcACTTATAtctattaaatatttgataaagtttaacaccaaacatatttgaatctATATCTTTTTCAACCAGTTATGTGGCAATTAAtaagtcattgactcattaaaaaaataatgtcactaaaactatacatgaaatgtctctttagttACTACATAATGGGTTAGAGCAAGATAACTACAAATATGTTTGAAGCCTAACTTATTCCtctaagttttggatcattcatatttttgaaaatttcattagtttaattgaaagattttttacttactttagtataaaatttgataatttgtatcgaaaatgaaattttttaagaattttactataaaaatagtaaaaaagaattttatttaatgtaAGATCACcaccaaacataattttgattgaaattacTAAGctctttttgttattgtttggtgtgtatgtatataacttatcaaataaaaaagtgtgtatataataaaaaagcgcATGTATATGGAattgtcttgataaatatattagagTTGCAACTTGACccctccaaacaaaaatttctgatTCCGCCCCTGTATGCAAGGAAAATGTCTTTGTACCCCTTACCACACACAGCAAATGTGACAACATCAGAGTGCAGATATCTATGGTACAACACTACAAAGGAAGAGAACTTAGGCCACTTGTGTTTAAATGcatatatatttcaattgaattttaattgttaCTTTCTTTGATGAATGGGTTTTAATTGTTACTcataacacaaaaaagaagttcaAATGAGCTATAACTCTCAAACTATCCCAAAGACCAAACCAACAAGGTAAGAAAACAAACCAAAGCGAGGAAGATGTATAAACCAGACAAGTCATAAGTAGGGACAAATGAAAATACCccatttaagagagagagagcttactcATCATCTAGCATCTTAGAAGCAACCATAACGCTTGTAACCAGCAACCTATGCACGTTCAAGGAAATGACGAGGGAGTCAGGGTGCCTATGCACTAGCCTGTCTATATACACATATCCAACCACAAAACAAGATGGACTACAATCCGTGAACTTGTATAACCTCTCCAGGTACTTTGGTATGCTTATATTTGGTGCTCTCACCCCATAAAACGCATTGAAGCTCTTCCCAAGCAGAGCCGAGCTCAAGCTCAGCTCATCCAGCTGCTGGCTCAGGCAGTCCCTGAGCCGGTCATTTCGAGCCACCAGCTTTTCTAGCACAGAAGACAATATGGTGAGCACTCTCGGCGTGCTCGTCTCAGCTAGGCTCGGCTCCAGCTGCCGACTATGGTGGTTGTACCCAACAGTAGTTAACATTTAGATTAGGCCATTGTGGTACTGGTAGTTTTAGTTTCATACACAAGTGTGAGAATGAATTTTGAGGCATCTGCTTccactttgtacatgttatcaGGATTGGAGGGTCAAGAACTGGGTTTTTGACACGTGTACTTGCTATTTTGTCACTCCTAGTCATAAgctaaaaaaaatggtgatttAATATCAAGCAGATGCtatctcaaaataaattaagcAGTATATATCAAGTAGTTGGAATGGTATGCTGGTGggaagttttgttttttgttttttttttttttttttttgagaaacctggTGGGAAGTTGAGTGTTGATGAGGTAaggtgattttgatttttgaaccACTGGATTTGAAGAGGTCCCATGTGTGTATCGGAATAAATCGAAAATGGATTTTATATGGACAACAACCGTTCATGAAATTAGTGGAGGAAACTATCTTGTCTGGCTTACTAGAAAACAAAGACTGTGATCGAGAGAAATGCATGCCCGTCATCATTGGTAGGGAATTTTCAACTTAATAGACACGAATTCTACGACTTTAATGTCGAATGCCTCATGCCGATACCTCCGTTAATCATGTAAGATGTCTTCCATATATCATGAAGCTGTGTAAAGTGGTCAGCgattgtggtggtggtgatgtaACGTTTTGGTTGTAATGGCAGGAGTTACTGTCCAGTCTGATATAAATTATAAAGCCAAATTGCAATCCAAGGTTACACAAATATGACCAAGTGATGATATATAAGAACAATGTTGAACTCTCTCATAAACTGCTCACATGGGAAGAAGAgcattctaatattttttttttttcccaccagTTAGAAGGGTACATCAATACAAAATTATATTGCAATTAATTGAATTGATACATATCGAGTAAATATTTAATGATTGAATTCCCTATTCTTTTATGAACAAAGGAAAATTGTAATATCTTTTGTATAATGAAATCCCAAATGGAAGGGTAATCCCCGATTGCCAAATCATTGTACTGAGATATCAAGGCAGGGTTTCTAGCTCGCTATACATTGTGCTCATTAGAAACAAGTAACTTCTCTTCCTCCTCTGTCAGGTCTTTTTCTGAGAGCTGAATGTTTGTCTTGGAGTTCATTTTATTCCATTCATTCTCTACACGAAAAAAAACCCATTGGAAGCGACGGAAAATCTCCAGGGCAGCAACTGCAAACACCGTAAGGTAATTATGGCGAAGATGGGCAGAAAGCTTGTATGTCCATGCCCAACGCAATACAAGATTGCTTCCCATCACCCAAAAATAAACCTGCAATCCAAGATACATATACAATTACGTCATGGAACCAAGTTTTACAACCTAGACCAATCACTGAATCAGTAAGAAGAGGTCATTTTGATCAGTGCACTAATCAAGAAATATTTACATTAAACTTTCTTAGCTTTCTGAAGAATTTTTAAGGTGGCAGTGGAGAGCCAGTCCCAACAATTAATTCAGGTCACATAGTATTGTACAGTTCAGACCAGTTCACTCTAGCTTTTTTGCCAGGGGGGAATTCTCCTTGTTGGTTCAGCTAGACATGCCAATATCATAAAGACATGActcaaatactaaaataaaataggcATAGCCTTACCCATTTTCGTCCGTATAGCAGGTGTGAGAAGATGTGTGGTTTGCTGAACTTGAATATCCGAGTGAAGCTACTGGCAAAAAGAAAGGGATATTTATAGGCACTTCACCAAATAATATTCAAGAGAATCAAGACGTAACTTCTAAAACAGTGTTATCTGTGTTCTTATATGGACAGGATCACAGTACAGTTCAAGCACAAATATCAAACAAGCACACCTAAAAGAACtgtaaatttatttgaaaattcactTTCCAATCAAGTAACTTGCAACTTTATAATACTGCTCCaagtcttttcttcttcttttttccttctaattCTACTATATAACTTCACAATTTATCTCCAACACCCTCaacataaacattttttttgataggtaaacaTAAACATTTGCGACAACTAAATTCAAAATCACAGGGGCATGAGTTTTTATGCAGTGATACTATGACCTCCAAGATTTATGGAAACTGTATAGAATATAGCAAGGGCCAGGAAACATGCTCACTTGTGCCCACAAAATTGAGAGCTCAACTACTTTAGATTTCACATGCAAGGGCTATACAGTAAAAGCCAGCAGGAAAAGGATTTAATGTGTAAGCATTTTACGAAGGTTAATaccaaataaatacaaaatcaaaGGGGTATGTTTAATTATGATGTGATATTGTGAAGATATAAACATTTGAGTCATTTGACATACCTCCAGTCCCAATCGCGGGTAACATCCCAGTAGAATGAGTACAAAGAGTTCAAAATACCAGAGATGAGCCAGAGAGGCCGATAAAAGTTTGTCCACCTATCAGGGAAGACATGATATTTAAGGGCTGATAGAAAAATCACTGGCACTGCGGTCGAATATTTTAAAGCTGAAACCATAAGCAAACAAAGTTACTATGATCTTGTAGCAATTAAGAGTAAAATATAAATGCTAAAGGACTAGATGCAGAAATCACTAATTGAAACATAAACGAGCAATATAATGGACAACCCAACATTACAATGTTCCAAAAGGCGTCAGACGATAAATAACACAGATGAGACAACATAAATGAGAATATCCTGAGATTTTACCATTCAGAAGGGTTGTTTTCTCCCCAGTATCCTTGTATTGTCGAAGACATTGGAAGAAACGAAAAAGATATGgtaaaacaagaacaaaaggaaTTGCAAGGGAATGACTGCCACAAACAGAATCAGCTTCAAACCATGCAATAGTGGCAACCTGCTTGAATTTAGAAAAGATTTCTTAACAAACGAGAAGTGAAGCATCAAATTTATATCAAACCACTTTAATAAAAACAAGTGTAACTTGTTATAAGcataaattaaactaaaaggaaaagcaacagGCTCCACTAGAAATTTAGCAGCAAAGAGGCCAATAACCGGGGGTAATCAAGCTACTGGCAGAGGATTTTACATTGTACATTGTTCTCCCTTAACTGGTTTCCACACATCACTAACCTTGCTCATCAATATAACAATGTATCAGTTTGTACCGATTTTCTCACTGAATATCTCATGGGTGATTAATTAAGTTTCAGAGTTTTCTGCGTGCATCTTTTCATCCACcataaatttctagaaaattgagaaaaaaaatatattaagaggTTCTGTTTATATACTTTCTCTGTACTCAACTTCACTTAGCTTTATCACGTTTCCCAGCAATATGGTATAGGCTACACCTCTCCATTCCACTTTATCAATTTGAAATGTGTTACAGTTTTGTACTAAAGGGAAAACAAACACCTTTTTCAAGTGAATCAATCTGGTTACACCAACAAAAAGTTTTGATATGTGTGTACCCaagacaaaaacataaaataagaaacATATAATGAGATTATCTAATTAacatttgaaattaaaagaaCCAGTGATAGAAGTAACAACCATGGGTTTCAATCAGGCGCAAAAAGATGACAATTTTATGACAACAAAAtattgtatattaaaaaaaaaaacaaaaaaaaaaaaaagaaaaaaaaaaagaaaaagagagaagagagagatgatTAGGGTAAATCTGTTAATATGCATAAAGCCCATCTCAACAACAATACACTGACCTGTCGATGGACCATTCGACATACTGAACGCTCCAAATCTGAGAAGACCTGCGCAAGAAGTGAAAAGTACAAGCACAATGAAAAAGGTATTGTGGCAAGTATATATCTTAAGATAGTTCtatcattttttatgtatatctGAAGATAGATAAACAATTTCCTGATTCTCACTCTCAAGAAAAGGTTAAACCTAGGTAGAATGTAACCCCATATTTACCCCTATCCTATACTCCACTGAAATAATGAACACATACATGTGTAGGCACATAAAATAtgtgtatatttattatatttaagaaACCAACATAATCttatttgaaatgaaaattatgttATTGAAATATAAAACCATACAAGTGCATGGGATTTGACCTGGAAAATGGTTAAAGTAGACAAAGTGATGCATACCTTTGCCATGGAGGTCAAGATATCAGCCacaaaaaaatcagagaatgaTATTGCCTGAGTTCACCAAACAAACATCAAATATTAACTACAGCACACTAGGAGAATAAGAAAATGTTTAAACCACAAAGACAACCCATACATTCCTCTCCTAGGCATTgtatgaaaataagaaaatggaTGAGGGGTGTCCCAGACTCTTATATTTCCAATGATAAGTTATATGATATTCTAGCATCAATGACCACACAAACCACAGTACCCATGCTGTTAAGGTTGTGGGGTTTTGTCCTGCCAGTATTTGTCACCTCAATATAGTAGTCATCTGTTTACCATGTGTAGGTTTCATTCAAGTATATTTGCACTAAAACAATGTTGGCTAACTCTTTACTTGACTATTtgacaaacaaaagaaacatgaaaagaaaatgagtAATTTTATACATGATCGCTGGAGTGCATTTTAATGACAGTACATACTTCCTTTTTTAggtaagaacattttttttttaatgggaaattTACCCACTCACCTTCACCTAGCACTTAcaaggggaggaggtgccagttgagctaatGCTCATTGGCAagtaagaataattttattaaggaAAGACTACTTCATGAACAAAGACCACAAAGAAGCCTTAAGAATTACAAAGAAAGAACTATGTACAAAAAGGCAATGACTCTAAAATCGTCGCAATGGAATCACAATTCGTAATACCCAATGCGcgagaccaatcaaataagGAACTAATAAAAGTCGCTAGCAATTGATTCCCTGTACTTTCCCCATCTTCGAATGTATGCTGATTGTGTTCCCTCCATATGGTCCACATCAAACATAATGGAATAATATTCCAAATATATGACAGATGGTTACCCATCCAATTTCTCCAATCAAACATAAGTTCAATCAACTTTTCTGATAAAACCTAGAGCTTCATAAAGCAAAGGCAGAAGTGCAATGTATCAATAGATGATCTACCATCTCCCCATTACACTAGCACATGCAACACCAACCTACTATATACCCCTCTTAATGAGATTATCACAAGTGAGTATCTTTCCCCATGCTACCGTCCAAATGAAAAAGGAGATCCTTTGCGGGACCATAACACCCCAAATGCCTTTCCAAGGGAAGTGTACAGCTTTTAGCCCCTAAGAGCATTATAGAAAGAGTGAACATTGAATCCTCCTCACTCTTCTTTAGCCTCCAACGCACTTGATCACTATTAGGGATATGGGAATCTAGAAGATGGAGAAATGAGGCCACCAAAtaactcccaatcattaaaaTCCTGAAAGAATCGAACATCCCAACTCCTATCCCCACACACCTTCCCCGCCAGTGGTCTACCTCACCAACAAAGACTCCATTGAACCTTCTTTATCGGTGGAACAATCATACAGGATAGGAAAAGCCACCCTCAAAGGCTAATTACACCAAGTGTGATGCCAAAACTGGATCCGATTACCCAAGTCATCATCAAAATGTACTGTAAAAGCCTATTTCATCTCATCCTAAGGATCTTCCACAAATCATGAGAGTTTCTAACAGGTTTTGTACTCTAACCTTCCCAATATTCTCCGAACTTCATAACCACTACATGCCTCCATAAGCGTGTATCCTCTGCCACAAAATGCCAATGCTATTCCCCAACAGAGCTTGATTGAAGGTTGTAAGTTTCCTAATGCCCTTGCCTCCATTGGCAATAGGAGTAAAAACCTAATCCCATCCCACCACATGATGTTTAAACTCATCTCCCAAACCACCCCACAAGAAATTCCTCAGTAATTTCTCAATCCTAGTTGCCACATTAGTAAGGATAGTGAAAAAGGATAAATAATACATAGTTAAGCTCAATTATGTACTCTTCAATAATGTCAAGCTTCTCCAATATAGGGTTCCATATTGACTTTGAATTAAAAGAAGCCCCTAGCAGCATACCAAGATAAGTCATTGGCAAACAGTTATCAGCAGGATCAGTCTTGCTCTCAACCACACCCACCCAACCATCTCACTCTTACTCAAATTGGCTTTTAGGACTATCACCGCCACAAACAAGTAAGCACCATTTGAATCTAGAGAATCTGGTCAATTTTGCATCATAGAAAAGGACTGTATCATCAGCAAATAGTAAGTGTGAGACACCCAACCCATCTCCTATTGCATTACCTACCTTGAATCCCTTAAGAAGGCTTCCCTCCTCCATTCTCTTCAGCATCCTACTCAGAACTTCCATAAGGACCATaaccaaaaggaaaaggaaaggggaTAAAGGATCCCACTAATTACATAAAGGC
This genomic window contains:
- the LOC126695382 gene encoding cyclin-U1-1, with amino-acid sequence MLTTVGYNHHSRQLEPSLAETSTPRVLTILSSVLEKLVARNDRLRDCLSQQLDELSLSSALLGKSFNAFYGVRAPNISIPKYLERLYKFTDCSPSCFVVGYVYIDRLVHRHPDSLVISLNVHRLLVTSVMVASKMLDDDHYNNAFFARVGGVSNAELNRLELELLSLLDFGVAVSSRVFEFYCLHLEREMMFNGVGQKIERAIIPSALDDVTEISVDDIQSSSPPQIVD
- the LOC126695381 gene encoding uncharacterized protein LOC126695381 isoform X2; translated protein: MFGGLVTAPSNSPHLRKSGSRPVVFDLATGEVENGVEEDFSHSMETNDLKSASTPMSTAAMMPSPILLWRFKVLLFFVWGFSCCKIGWDSVMRMSVDLRDLFLYEAFLYYNPLLLVTLMVWLWGINLWVFSQANVSYAKIFDLDQSHLTHREIWKCATWMTIIVPTSMTAYLYLYSHGEVPLAASQPVLLYCAVVMILIFPFDIFYLSSRYYLLRTLWRIVLPLQAISFSDFFVADILTSMAKVFSDLERSVCRMVHRQVATIAWFEADSVCGSHSLAIPFVLVLPYLFRFFQCLRQYKDTGEKTTLLNALKYSTAVPVIFLSALKYHVFPDRWTNFYRPLWLISGILNSLYSFYWDVTRDWDWSFTRIFKFSKPHIFSHLLYGRKWVYFWVMGSNLVLRWAWTYKLSAHLRHNYLTVFAVAALEIFRRFQWVFFRVENEWNKMNSKTNIQLSEKDLTEEEEKLLVSNEHNV
- the LOC126695381 gene encoding uncharacterized protein LOC126695381 isoform X1, which gives rise to MFGGLVTAPSNSPHLRKSGSRPVVFDLATGEVENGVEEDFSHSMETNDLKSASTPMSTAAMMPSPILLWRFKVLLFFVWGFSCCKIGWDSVMRMSVDLRDLFLYEAFLYYNPLLLVTLMVWLWGINLWVFSQANVSYAKIFDLDQSHLTHREIWKCATWMTIIVPTSMTAYLYLYSHGEVPLAASQPVLLYCAVVMILIFPFDIFYLSSRYYLLRTLWRIVLPLQAISFSDFFVADILTSMAKVFSDLERSVCRMVHRQVATIAWFEADSVCGSHSLAIPFVLVLPYLFRFFQCLRQYKDTGEKTTLLNALKYSTAVPVIFLSALKYHVFPDRWTNFYRPLWLISGILNSLYSFYWDVTRDWDWSSFTRIFKFSKPHIFSHLLYGRKWVYFWVMGSNLVLRWAWTYKLSAHLRHNYLTVFAVAALEIFRRFQWVFFRVENEWNKMNSKTNIQLSEKDLTEEEEKLLVSNEHNV
- the LOC126695381 gene encoding uncharacterized protein LOC126695381 isoform X3, translating into METNDLKSASTPMSTAAMMPSPILLWRFKVLLFFVWGFSCCKIGWDSVMRMSVDLRDLFLYEAFLYYNPLLLVTLMVWLWGINLWVFSQANVSYAKIFDLDQSHLTHREIWKCATWMTIIVPTSMTAYLYLYSHGEVPLAASQPVLLYCAVVMILIFPFDIFYLSSRYYLLRTLWRIVLPLQAISFSDFFVADILTSMAKVFSDLERSVCRMVHRQVATIAWFEADSVCGSHSLAIPFVLVLPYLFRFFQCLRQYKDTGEKTTLLNALKYSTAVPVIFLSALKYHVFPDRWTNFYRPLWLISGILNSLYSFYWDVTRDWDWSSFTRIFKFSKPHIFSHLLYGRKWVYFWVMGSNLVLRWAWTYKLSAHLRHNYLTVFAVAALEIFRRFQWVFFRVENEWNKMNSKTNIQLSEKDLTEEEEKLLVSNEHNV